The Thermodesulfobacteriota bacterium genomic interval CCTCGCCCCCCTCTCTCGTGGATGAAGCCCCTTCTTGCCGGGGCCCTCGTACTTTTCCTCGCTTACGGCTGCGCCACCCCCAGGCAAGGGATATACCTCAAGAGGGAAGGGGTATACCATAAGGTCGAGCGCGGACAGACGCTCTGGAGGATATGCTACACCTACGGGGTGGACATCCAGGAGGTCGCCGAGCTAAACGACATAAAGGACCCGACCTTCATAAAGGTCGGCCAGAGGATATTCATCCCCGGCAGGAGCAAGGTCAAAAAAGTCATCCCCTACATACCCCCGGAAGAGACCAAGAGACACTACAAGAAGGTCACAACGTACAAGGGCAAGTTCGCCTGGCCGGTGAAGGGGAAGCTCATCTCCCCCTACGGCATGAGGGGCGGGGACATGCACAAGGGGATAGACATAAAGGCGCCTAAGGGCACGCCCATAAAGGCCTCTGCCGCCGGCAAGGTCGTGCACTCGGACAACAAGATGAGGGGCTACGGTAACATGGTGATAGTAAAGCACCCGGACGACTTCTTTACCGTGTACGCCCACAACGACAAGAACCTCGTCAAGGTCGGCGATTCGGTCAAGAAAGGCGCGACCATCGCCCGGGTCGGGGATACGGGGCGGGCCTCGACATACCACCTTCACTTCGAGGTAAGGGTGGAGAAGAAGACCCGTAACCCGCTTTTTTTCTTGCCCTGAAGCGCCGCTTACTGTTACAATATTAGCCTTCGTGATGCACACATCCGGGATAAATACTGACAGACCGGGAGGGTGCTATGGAAAAAATGCCGAGAAAGATCAGGGCCAGAGGAAATAAAAGCCGTACCGCAAGGGACGAAGGGCTTCGGAAGATGCCGGAGAAGGGGGCCGGGACGACTTCCGACTCCGTGGGGGCGTACTTCAGGGGCATAAGGAACTATCCGCTCCTTTCCCCCGCAGATGAGAGGCGGCTTGCCGCGTCTATCGCCGAAGGGGATAAAGGGGCCCGCGAGCGGATGATAGAGGCCAACCTGCGGCTGGTGGTAAGCATAGCGAAGCGCCACAGGCACAGGGGGGTCCCGTTCCAGGACCTTATAGAAGAGGGCAATATCGGCCTTATAAAGGCCGTAGAGCGCTTCGAGGGCAGCAGGGGGTGCAGGTTTTCCACTTACGCCACCTATTGGATAAAGCAGGCGGTGGAGAGGGCCGTGCTGAACCAGTGCAGGACCGTAAGGCTCCCTATCCACGTAACCAACGACGTATACCGCATGGGCAAGGTCTCAAGGCAGTTCCAGGCCGAGCGCAAGCGTGAGCCGAGTACGACCGAACTAGCCGGCATGATGGGGGTCAGCGGCAGGTACGTAAAGAAGCTCTCCATGGTCGCGAGAAAAGGTTGCTCGCTGGACGCATCCCTGAACCGGGGCGGCAACGATGGTGGAGGGGGGACCGATAGGACCGGGCAGACGCTCCTCGACAGGCTCAAGGACGAAAACCTGGCCGAGCCCTTCGATGCCATAGACGCGGAGCAGAGGAACAGCCAGGTACGCCGGTGGCTGCACATGCTCGACGATACCGAGGGCTCCGTCTTAAGGCTCAGGTTCGGCCTCGACGGCGAGCCCCGGACCTTCGAGCAGATAGGGCAGCTCTTCGGGGTCACCAGAGAGAGGATACGGCAGATAGAGGTGAGGGCGCTCGCCAAGCTCAAGACGATTATAGAGCGTAACGACATCACCTCGTCCGAATCGATATAGGGATATGGTCGAGAAACTTAAAGAGAGCATACGCGACATACCGGACTTCCCGAAAAAGGGTATCGTCTTCAAGGACATCACGACCCTCTGCAAGGACCCGGTGTCGTTTCAGAGGATGGTGGACCTCCTCGGCCACCGCTATGTGGGAAGGCCTGTAGACCTGGTGGTGGGGATCGAGGCGAGGGGGTTTATC includes:
- a CDS encoding LysM peptidoglycan-binding domain-containing M23 family metallopeptidase, with translation PRPPLSWMKPLLAGALVLFLAYGCATPRQGIYLKREGVYHKVERGQTLWRICYTYGVDIQEVAELNDIKDPTFIKVGQRIFIPGRSKVKKVIPYIPPEETKRHYKKVTTYKGKFAWPVKGKLISPYGMRGGDMHKGIDIKAPKGTPIKASAAGKVVHSDNKMRGYGNMVIVKHPDDFFTVYAHNDKNLVKVGDSVKKGATIARVGDTGRASTYHLHFEVRVEKKTRNPLFFLP
- a CDS encoding RNA polymerase sigma factor RpoD/SigA, coding for MEKMPRKIRARGNKSRTARDEGLRKMPEKGAGTTSDSVGAYFRGIRNYPLLSPADERRLAASIAEGDKGARERMIEANLRLVVSIAKRHRHRGVPFQDLIEEGNIGLIKAVERFEGSRGCRFSTYATYWIKQAVERAVLNQCRTVRLPIHVTNDVYRMGKVSRQFQAERKREPSTTELAGMMGVSGRYVKKLSMVARKGCSLDASLNRGGNDGGGGTDRTGQTLLDRLKDENLAEPFDAIDAEQRNSQVRRWLHMLDDTEGSVLRLRFGLDGEPRTFEQIGQLFGVTRERIRQIEVRALAKLKTIIERNDITSSESI